The Bradyrhizobium sp. LLZ17 genomic sequence CGGCAAGTCGCGACGAAATCGATCAGCGCCACGGTCTCCTCGACCTCGGTGCTGTCGATGCGCGCCCCCGGCGGGATGTCCTTTTCCGCGCGCTGGCGCAGAATGCGCCGAACGCGGCCCGGAACGCTGTCGATCTCCGATTGCAGGGCATTGGAGATGTCGGCTCGGATCGAGGTCAGCTGCTTGCCCCAGGTGGAATCGTTGCGCAGATCAAGCTCCGTGCGCAGGCCGCGCACACCGTCATGCAGCGCCTTCAAATTGTCGGCAATGGTGTCGAAGCGGCTGCGCTTGATATCCGTGCGCAAATTCGCGGCAACGCAGGACAAATCGTGCAGCGCCATCGTGACGGCAACGCCGTAGGGCGTCGCCGCGACGCGGATCTCGTCGTCCGACGCCGCGATCTTGATGGCGAGGCGGATGATCTGCCACGGCGCGGCCATGCGCTGGATCACCAGCGACAGCGCGAAGGGAAGCATCTGGGGCGTCTGGACCGCGGGAATGTTGAGCGCAGCAGTCACTGCGGCGACCTGGGGATCGCCGAACGTGCGCAGGAAGCGCGGAAGCTTTTCGTTGAGCGTGCCGATCGCCTCGCGGATCTGCAGCACCGCGCCGATCGAATAGAGATCCTCGATCACATTGGGCGGCCCGACGCGCGCGAGCGCGCGCGACTTGTCGCCGCCGCCCGGCCCGGTGAGCGCGAAGATCGCATCCGCCGCGACGGCCTGGAGATCATGGGCGAGCGTTTCGACCTGGCCGGCACTGTCGGCAGCCGGCATGCGCGCCAGCGTCGCCTCGAATTCGTTCAGCTTGGCCGGGGCACCGTCACGGCCGAGCCATTGCCAGATTGGCTGCAGCGAGGAGCGCCGGATCTGTCCGACCCGGGTTGGTGCGCCGGCGTCGACCAGGAACGGTTCCACTATCTGGAACAGCAGCCGCGACAGATCCTCGGTGCGCGGCGGCGGGGCTTCCTCTGATTCGGTCTTGCGCACGATCTTGCGTAGCTGGTCGAGCACCAGGGTCGCCACAGCCGTGTCCTGGCCGCGCTCAAGCGCGCGCTCGAACTCCCGCATCAGCAGCGCCTGCGCCTGCGGCGGGAGCTGCGCGAGATATTCTCTCAGCCGCTCGATCGATGTCTGGCTCATGCGCCCGGGTAATGCACGCTGAAGTGGCGGACATGGGATGCGTCCGGGCGCGATCATAGGGGCGCGCGCCTTAAGAAGCCGTTGAGGAAGTTGCGGCGAATGCCCCCGATTTCGTCCGCATCGACGTCGGCTAGGGCAAAAAATCGCGCCGGAACAAGGGATTATATTCCGGGCAGCACCAGCTCGGCCCGCAGGCCCCCGATCGGCGCGGGGCCGAGCGAGAGACTGCCGCCGTAGAGCGCGGCGAGATCGACCACGATGGAGAGGCCAAGCCCAGATCCGGGTTTGGATTCGTCGAGACGCTGGCCGCGCCGCGAGACCTGGGCGCGCTCGGCCTCCGACAGGCCCCGCCCGTCGTCATCGACGAGCAGCCGCAGCCGCGGGCCGGCGCCGGCCTGCTGCGGGGGGTCCACCAAAACCTCGATAAAGACCCGCGAGGCCGCCCATTTGCAGGCATTGTCCACGAGATTGCCGACCATCTCCTCAAGGTCCTGCCGCTCGCCGCGGAACTTGGCCGACGGATCGGCCTTGGTCTCGACGACGATGCCGCGGCCGCGGTGGATCTTCTCCATGGTCCGGCGCAAGGCCTCGATGGCCGGCGCGACCTCCGTGACGGTCCCGACGACGGAGACCCTTGCCGCGATCCGGGCGCGCTCAAGATGATGGGCGACCTGATCGCGCATCACGTCCGCCTGCTCCATCACCTTGGCGGCGAACGGATCGGCGGCATGCGCGTTGGCCTCGTTGACGATGACCGAGAGCGGCGTCTTGATCGCATGCGCGAGATTGCCGACATGGGTGCGGGCGCGCTCGACGATCTCGCGGTTGGCATCGATCAGCGCGTTGGTTTCGCGCGCCAGCGGCGCGATCTCGACCGGGAATTCGCCCTCGAGCCGCTCCGCCCGGCCGGAACGGATGTCGGCGATGGACTCCGAGATGCGCTTGAGCGGCGCCAAACCGAATCGCACCTGAAACACCGTGGTCAGCAGCAGCACGATGCCGAGCGCGGTAAAGGTGCCGCCGAGATAATAGTCGAAGCTGCGCGTCTCGTCGAAAATCTCGGTGTCGTCGCCGGCGACGCTGATGAGATATTTTCCGTCGCTGCCGAGATCGACCGGCCGCTCCACCATCCGCAGGTTCTGCCCCTCCGGCCCGTCGACATAAGCGAGGCGGATGCCGGCGGCCGTGAGCTCGGCGCCCTGCTCTTCCAGCTTCGGCAGCTTCTTGTCCCACAGCGAGCGCGACGAGCGCACCTCCGGCTTTTCCGTGTCGGTGCGCGTGATCTGCCAATACCAGCCGGACAGCGGCAGCTCGAACAAGGGCTCGCCGAGCGACTGGAACTGACGATCCGGCGGCTCGTCGGGAGTCGCGACCTCGGCGATCAGCGTGCGCAGATAGAGATTGAGCCGGCGGTCGAAGGCGCGCTCGGTGGCATTCTTGTAGACGGACGACAGCGCAACGCCGGTGATGGCCAGGATCACCACGAGCCAGGCGGTCGCCGACAGGAACAGTCGGTTGGCAAGCGAGCTAGCGGCCATCGGCGGGGTTCCGGCGGGCACGGGATGGCGGATCGTCGGACGTCATGACCCGACCAAGGGCCCTGTGTCCGGCCGGCCGTCAAGCCCAAGTGACGTCAAGAGGCGTCAAGCGGCCGGCGGGGTCAGGAGATAGCCGAGCCCGCGGACGGTCTGGATGATGTCGACGTCGAGCTTCTTGCGGATGCGGCCGACAAAAACCTCGATCGTATTGGAGTCGCGGTCAAAGTCCTGGTCGTAGAGATGCTCGACGAGTTCGGTGCGGGAGACGACGCGGCCCGAGTGGTGCATCAGGTAGGCCAGAAGCCGATATTCGTGCGAGGTCATCTTCACGGGGTTGCCGGAGACGCTGACCCGGCCGGTCCTGGTATCAAGCGTGACCGGGCCGCAGCTCAGTTCGCTCTGGGCATGGCCGGTGGAACGGCGCAGCAGCGCGCGGATGCGCGCCAGCACCTCCTCGAGATGGAACGGCTTTGCGACATAGTCGTCGGCGCCGGCATCGAACCCCTGCACCTTGTCGCTCCAGCGATCGCGCGCGGTGAGGATCAGGACCGGCATGGTGCGGCCGTTGCGGCGCCAGGCCTCCAGCACCGAGATGCCGTCCTTCTTCGGCAAGCCGATATCGAGCACGACGGCGTCGTACGGCTCGTTGTCGCCGAGATAATGCCCCTCCTCACCGTCGAAGGCGCGATCGACGACGTAGCCGGCGTCCGTCAGCGCCTTGGTGAGCTGGCGATTGAGATCAGGGTCGTCCTCGACAACGAGCAGGCGCACGCTTGTCTCCAAAGATAGGCCGCATGAATGACCACCGGAGATGAGCAATTCCGGCGTGAACTGAATATGAACACCGGGAACCGGCTTACGTTACTTTTTGGTCATTTGCGACCCGCTCGCGCACCGACACGACTGCGCCCGCCAGGCCAGCGGACGAGCCGGTGGCGTGGCGGGCGCAGTGTGCCGCGTGACGCGGCGAGTCGGAAGGTGCAGCGCGGATCCGGCCTTCAGGTCCGGAAGAACACGAACCAGACGACGGCGAGGATCAGGATCGCAAGGCCGGTCGAGATGGCAAGCAACGCCGCCACGGACGGCCCTGGCTCGCCCTGGCGTGCCTCGGTCGAGGTTTCGACGATCGGACGCTGCTCTCGCCTGGTTGCCATGATGGTGACCTCAATCTCCGGCCGTCTTTCGATGTCGCAACATCGTCACAGCCTCGTCTCGCGGGGCAACGCCTGATCCGAAATGATGTTCCGGACTTTGCATTTGGATCAGGCAGCAACCGCCCGCCCCGCGGCCGGTTAACGCAGTTGCAGGATTCCGCATCCCGCCTCGCTATGATTCGCTGTTCCCCGATGGTATTCTCGTCAGCTGTCCCTGTTGCGTTTGGAGTAGCCCATGGCCCCCCGTGCCAATTGGAAGGGTTTTCTGCGCCTCTCGCTCGTGACCTGCCCGGTCGCGCTCTATCCGGCCACGTCGGATACCGAGAAGGTCTCGTTCAACCAGATCAACCGCAAGACCGGCCACCGGATCAAGTACCTCAAGGTCGACGCCGAGACCGGCGACGAGGTGACCTCCGAGGACATCGTCAAGGGCTACAAGGTCGACACCGACACCTATATCGAGGTCAGCAAGGACGAGCTCGACGAGATCGCGCTGGACTCGACCCATACGATCGAGATCGACGAATTCGTGCCGAAGGCGGACATCGACAACCGCTACCTGATCCGCCCCTACTATCTCGTGCCGGACGGCAAGGTCGGCCATGACGCCTATGCGGTGATCCGCGAGACCATCCGCAGCATGGACAAGGTCGCGATCGGCCGCGTGGTGCTGACCAACCGCGAGCACATCATCGCGCTTGAGCCGCTCGAGACCGGCCTGATGGGCACTCTGCTGCGCTACCCCTACGAGGTGCGCAGCGAGAAGGAGTATTTCGACGACATTCAGGACGTGAAGCTGACCAAGGACATGCTCGACCTCGCCAGGCATATCGTCGAGAAGAAGTCCGGCGCGTTCGAACCCGAGCTGTTCGAGGATCACTACGAGACCGCGCTGATCGAACTCATCAACAAGAAGCGTTCCGGCGCGCCGATCGCGACCAAGGCGGCGCCGAAGACGGGCGGCAACGTCATCAACCTGATGGATGCGTTGAAGAAGAGCATTGCCAACGAGAAGGACGTAGCGCCCGCAGCCAAGACCGCGGTCAACGCCGCCAAGGGCAAGAAGCCGAAGAAGCGCGTGGAGGGCCAGCGCGAGATGCTGCTGCCGATCGCGGGCAAGGGCGGCAAGGAAGCTGCAGCCAAGGCGGCTGCACCCAAGAAGGCCGAGAAGCCGGTGCGCGCGCCGGCGCGGACCAAGAAGGCGGGCTGACGACATCATATCGCTGATCGCATCGTGATGCCTCTCCTCATCGGTCCGGCGGCCTGACATGCCCTGGTCGACGCCGTTCGAGGATCCGATCGCGTTACGCGGCGGCCGCAGGTTGCGCACGCTGCAACAGGCCGCCGACTACATCATGCAGCTGCCCGAGGCCGAGCAGCAGGAGCCGCGCTGGCAAATAGCGGTCGAGACACTCATCAACGCTGCGGAGAACGGCGGCGGCTGGGTGATGTTTGCCCGCATCGGCATGCTGCGTGCACTGAACGCCGACGAGACGCATGGATGAGCGCAGAGCTCGGCATGCTTGCCGATCGGTTGACGAACAGCCTCAACAATCTCTTAAAGCGCCACGGTGCCTTTCGGCACGGCCGTGCAATCATGCCGCACCGGGTATTCCTACGGGAGGCAAAATTAACCGTCGGTTCGCTTTGCGCACATCACGGTCCGCCATCGATCGAGCCAGGGTTCGCACCACCGTGCAGCAGCAGGACGCCAGAAAGAACTACATCGGCATCGTGAGCGACACGACCGAGGACGAGCGGATTTCAAACGCTACCGTGCGCGCGCAGCCGCATATGGTGAGCGATCTGGTCCGTCGCATCGCGGCAGCACTGGGACGCTCTCGTAAACGCGCACCGGAACCCGCCGGCACGCGTTGAGGCGCCGCCATGGCCGGCGCCGATGCCGTTCGACCCCGGTAGTGTCCCGGGGCGCGTTTCGGTTCATTTCAATTGGATAATGAAACCTTCGTTTAACGGCTATTAGCTTAAGAGATTGCGGGCAAGGTCGGCCGAACCTGTATTTCCTGGTGCGCGCAAAAGCCAGGTCGTCAATTTACCAATTTGATAACGCCGCCAGCATACATTGAACCGGATAAAGAGGAGTTGGCGATGACTTTGCTCAAGTCTTTTCTTGCCGATGAAAATGCCGCCACCGCGATCGAGTACGGCCTGATCGCCGCGGGTATTGCGCTCGCCATCGTGACGGTTGTGACCAACACGGGGAGCGTCCTCCTCAGCAATAAGTTCAACTCGATCAGCGCGGCCACGAAGTAAATCCCAATCTCGTCATCGCGTGCCGATGGTTCGCGCGGCGCCGCCCGATGACAGGCGCTTCTGACCCAACAGAGGTCCTGCTCATTGACAAAAGGTCGATAAAACCCGGAATACCGTTCCGTTAAACGCGATCAATGCGTCGGGCGATATAGAGATGGGTTTCGTAGTCCATTTCAAACTGCCCTTGGAAATCATCTATCGCTTTCGCGAGTTCGCTGAGGAGCTCGTCGCGCTTCGCTGCCTCCAAGAGCCGGTGGTCCGACCGCGAGCGCAAGTAATCGGTGTAACTTGACGTCGTGTGCTGGCGTGTCCAGGGATAGCACTTGTGCTTCACTGGCTCGAATAGCCCTGACTGGTGAAACCAGTCTTTGAAGGGGCCGTCTGGCAGGTACTAGGCCTCCGGTGGCGAGCCCCATTTTCCGATTTGACGCAGATAAATTTCTTTGAACCGCTCAAGCAGCGGGGCGGGTATTCCGACCGGGACGTGCCCAAACACCGCGAGTGAACCGCCGCGCTGAAGCACCTCGGCCGCTTTCGAGAACCGCATCTCCGGAGAGACCCAGTGCCAGGATTGCGCGGCAATGATCAGCCGGAATCCTGCCTGGTCGGCCGGCCACCCTTCGAAAGTGGTCTCGAGCAGTTCAACGTTCTCAAAGTCTGCCAAGCCCTCACGTGCGGCACGAAGCATTTCCGGTCCAGGGTCAATCGCGAGTATTGGAAAGCCTCGCTTCGCGAAGCCCACCGTCGCTTGACCCGTACCGCAGCCGACCTCGAGGATTCGATCTTTCGTCTTGAGATCGGCATATGTCACGACATCCTCGACAAGCGCATCGGGATATTCAGGACGCGCAGCCCTGTAGACGCTCGCGACTTGATTGAATGTAAAACGCTGCTCCATGAGATTTGCCTGATCGGCCCCGCAGGGTGTCTCATTAGAGCTGTTCTTCGTTCGTTGCACAACCCCTGCGGACAATTAGTCGCCCCACGCGAAAGGCACCGCCAGCGTGGGGCGATTTGGTGTGAGGTCGGAATCCGCGCATGCTGCAACGCCTCGCGGCGAAATCCGCAGCGGGCGCTGGCGGAATGATCGGGCCGCAAGTCACCTGTAATCTGCTTCACACGCAAACGCGCGGGATCGCGCTAGATGAAGTGGGGCCACGCCTCCCGCGCGGCCTGCTCCGGAGCTGACGATGATGGCAGCATTTGCAAAGGCGATATCGCGCGCGACGCGAACCAACGTCGATGTGGAAACTCTCAAGATCCTCGTGATTTTCTCTGGCGCCGGCCTGCTGGTCTCGCTTCTCGCCGCAATGTTGTATGGACAGGCTCTGAGCGCCGCTTTGTTTTGAAGGCAAGTGGCCGCGCTTCAGGGACATCGCGGCAAGCCGCCTGTTATTGCTTTGCGCGCCTGTTCTTTGGAGCCTGTGGCGCCGGCGCGGTGCTCGCCGCGTTTGCCGATGCGAGGGAGTCGACGCGTGAGCTGAGGGCGCCGACTTGCTCGGACAGAAGCTTGCGTTCGCCGGATTCTGCTGCAAGCTTTCTCTGAATGTCGGCCAACTCCTCGGCAAGTTTTTGCTGGCCCGCCTGAACCTCTTTCACCGTCTGCCCAAGAGCGGCCGTCGCCTGTCTGACGTCTTCCTCCCCGGAAGCTTGCTGCGGGGCGGCCGCCTGCTGCAGCGCCTCGATCTTGTAGTTCATCCAGACGAAACCACCGACGGCCAGTATCACCGCCAGTGCAACGACGACCCAAGGGAGCACGGCTCGCCTGGATTGGACAGGGTCTGAGTATTGGGTCATCATGGCTCCCGAGGACTGACCCCCGATCCAACACCTTGAATGTGACTTGGTTGCGTCCGCCTTCTCTTCTGCAGCCATTAAGGGCAGGATGGGTGAAGCTAGACTTTCCCGCTATCCATGCCAGCGCTGAACCCGCTCCCCATTTCCGTCAACATTGGCCGCCATGTGTGCTGATATTGTTGACGCAGCGTGGCTCGGAGAGCCTTGCTGTCAATCGTTAGACCAAAGCTGTTTAGAGGACGCGGATGAAAAGCGCGACGCTCCTGGTTCTTGGCTTCGGGGCGCGCGTCCGGGCGGCTTACGTTTGTCGGCCTCTCGCCGCAGGACAGCGCGAGAGCACAGACTTCGGCGACGCCGCCGGTTTCGCTGGCCCCGCCCAAAGCATCGCTGCCACGAGCGGGCGCTAAAAACCCTCCGGCAGCATCTGACAGGGCGTCGTCGACACCGCCCAGCAGCGGACCTTCAGTCTTGCCTGGGCCTGCCACCGACTACGATGGGTTTAGCGTTGGCACTGTCGAAGATAACACCCCCGATCAGGCAATGCGACCGAAGCGGTCTCGCGCAGTGAAGGGCTCCAAGCCCAATCTGGACGCAAACGGCATCGCGGAGCAGCCGTCGCTTGATCAGGAAGATGAGGCGTTGAAACGCAAGCTGACGATCTGTCAAAGCTGCAAGTAGGCGGTTCCCGCGGACGTGCCGACTTGCGGCTGGCAACTCCGATCAGCCGAACGCCCGCGCTGCATAGCTGACCTACGGCAGCCTTGATCCGCCCGCGCTTTACCCTCCCGCCATTTCCTGATCCTCTTTCCTCCAATCAGCCGGACCAACCGGCCTGCCCCAGGGAGAGAGACGCCATGAAGCTCGGCACTGCGATTGCGGAAATCATGCGGCGCGAGGGGATCGAGATCCTCTGCGGTTATCCCGTCAACCATTTGATCGAGCACGCGGCCAAGGCCGAGATTCGGCCCGTGATGGTGCGGCAGGAGCGCGTCGGGATCCACATGGCGGACGCGATTTCGCGCGTGACGTCGGGGCGCACCATCGGCGCGTTCTGCATGCAGCACGGGCCCGGCGCGGAGAACGCGATGGGCGGCGTGGCGCAGTGCTTTGGCGAGATCCGTGCCCGTGCTGGTGCTGCCGATGGGCTATCAGCGACGGCTGTCGCATATCGAACCGAACTTCAATTCCAGCGAGGTGATGAAGGCGTTCTCGAAATCATCCGAGCCGATCATCCTGGCCGCGGAAGTCGTCAACATCTTCCGCCGCGCCTTCACGAGGCTGAAGAACGGCCGCGGCGGTCCCGTGATCGTCGAGATTCCGGCCGACATGTGGAACGAGGACGTGCCGGAGCCCCTCGACTATACGCCGGTGCTGCGCACCCGCTACGGCGCAGACCCCGTGCATGTGAGGGAAGCAGCCGCCCTCCTCGTCAACGCCAAGCGTCCGGTGATCTACGCAGGTCAGGGCGTGCATTACGCGCAGGCGTGGCCGCAGCTGAAACGGCTCGCCGAGCG encodes the following:
- a CDS encoding Ku protein; amino-acid sequence: MAPRANWKGFLRLSLVTCPVALYPATSDTEKVSFNQINRKTGHRIKYLKVDAETGDEVTSEDIVKGYKVDTDTYIEVSKDELDEIALDSTHTIEIDEFVPKADIDNRYLIRPYYLVPDGKVGHDAYAVIRETIRSMDKVAIGRVVLTNREHIIALEPLETGLMGTLLRYPYEVRSEKEYFDDIQDVKLTKDMLDLARHIVEKKSGAFEPELFEDHYETALIELINKKRSGAPIATKAAPKTGGNVINLMDALKKSIANEKDVAPAAKTAVNAAKGKKPKKRVEGQREMLLPIAGKGGKEAAAKAAAPKKAEKPVRAPARTKKAG
- a CDS encoding Flp family type IVb pilin; the encoded protein is MTLLKSFLADENAATAIEYGLIAAGIALAIVTVVTNTGSVLLSNKFNSISAATK
- a CDS encoding ATP-binding protein, which produces MAASSLANRLFLSATAWLVVILAITGVALSSVYKNATERAFDRRLNLYLRTLIAEVATPDEPPDRQFQSLGEPLFELPLSGWYWQITRTDTEKPEVRSSRSLWDKKLPKLEEQGAELTAAGIRLAYVDGPEGQNLRMVERPVDLGSDGKYLISVAGDDTEIFDETRSFDYYLGGTFTALGIVLLLTTVFQVRFGLAPLKRISESIADIRSGRAERLEGEFPVEIAPLARETNALIDANREIVERARTHVGNLAHAIKTPLSVIVNEANAHAADPFAAKVMEQADVMRDQVAHHLERARIAARVSVVGTVTEVAPAIEALRRTMEKIHRGRGIVVETKADPSAKFRGERQDLEEMVGNLVDNACKWAASRVFIEVLVDPPQQAGAGPRLRLLVDDDGRGLSEAERAQVSRRGQRLDESKPGSGLGLSIVVDLAALYGGSLSLGPAPIGGLRAELVLPGI
- a CDS encoding response regulator transcription factor, whose translation is MRLLVVEDDPDLNRQLTKALTDAGYVVDRAFDGEEGHYLGDNEPYDAVVLDIGLPKKDGISVLEAWRRNGRTMPVLILTARDRWSDKVQGFDAGADDYVAKPFHLEEVLARIRALLRRSTGHAQSELSCGPVTLDTRTGRVSVSGNPVKMTSHEYRLLAYLMHHSGRVVSRTELVEHLYDQDFDRDSNTIEVFVGRIRKKLDVDIIQTVRGLGYLLTPPAA
- a CDS encoding class I SAM-dependent methyltransferase, which produces MEQRFTFNQVASVYRAARPEYPDALVEDVVTYADLKTKDRILEVGCGTGQATVGFAKRGFPILAIDPGPEMLRAAREGLADFENVELLETTFEGWPADQAGFRLIIAAQSWHWVSPEMRFSKAAEVLQRGGSLAVFGHVPVGIPAPLLERFKEIYLRQIGKWGSPPEA